A section of the Rhizobium sp. BT03 genome encodes:
- the cyoA gene encoding ubiquinol oxidase subunit II, producing MPKLMKFSRLLSVLPLLFLAGCNMVVMAPSGDIAVQQRDLIVISTVLMLLIIVPVIFLTLLFAWRYRHSNTAATYAPEWHHSTRLEIVIWAAPLAIIIALGAVTWISTHKLDPYRPLDRLDAARAIPADTKPLTVEVVALDWKWLFFYPELGIATVNELAAPVDQPINFKITASSVMNSFYIPALAGQIYAMPGMETKLHAVINQEGEYEGFSANYSGAGFSHMRFKFHGLNREGFDAWVAKVKQQGTMLNRDAYLKLEKPSEKEPVRYYAGADADLYTAILNMCATPGKMCMNEMMHIDMMGGSGKESAENREKLQYDNRHADEGIVAPAATVPATGAPARSEPANTSDGNSMQHDMPGMQGTPGTDMRHNGHSMPGMTNGADPAPAQLNNNN from the coding sequence GTGCCAAAACTCATGAAGTTTTCCCGCCTTCTATCCGTCTTGCCGCTGCTTTTCCTGGCAGGATGCAACATGGTGGTCATGGCGCCGTCCGGCGACATCGCCGTGCAACAGCGCGATCTCATCGTCATCTCGACGGTGCTGATGCTTCTGATCATCGTCCCGGTGATCTTCCTGACGCTGCTCTTTGCCTGGCGCTACCGCCACTCCAACACGGCCGCAACCTATGCGCCGGAATGGCACCATTCGACCCGCCTGGAAATCGTCATCTGGGCTGCACCCCTGGCGATCATCATTGCGCTCGGCGCCGTGACCTGGATTTCCACCCATAAGCTCGATCCCTATCGGCCACTCGACCGCCTCGATGCGGCGCGCGCCATCCCGGCCGATACCAAGCCGCTGACCGTCGAGGTCGTGGCGCTCGACTGGAAGTGGCTGTTCTTCTATCCCGAACTCGGGATTGCCACCGTCAACGAGCTTGCCGCTCCGGTGGACCAACCGATCAATTTCAAGATCACTGCTTCTTCGGTGATGAACTCCTTCTACATCCCTGCGCTCGCCGGCCAGATCTACGCCATGCCTGGTATGGAGACGAAGCTGCACGCCGTCATCAACCAGGAAGGCGAGTATGAGGGCTTCTCCGCCAATTACAGCGGCGCCGGCTTCTCGCACATGCGCTTCAAGTTCCATGGCCTTAACCGCGAAGGCTTCGACGCCTGGGTGGCCAAGGTCAAGCAGCAGGGCACGATGCTCAACCGCGACGCCTATCTGAAGCTCGAGAAGCCGAGCGAGAAGGAGCCGGTGCGTTATTATGCCGGCGCCGACGCCGATCTCTACACCGCCATCCTCAACATGTGCGCCACGCCGGGCAAGATGTGCATGAACGAGATGATGCACATCGACATGATGGGCGGCAGCGGCAAGGAAAGTGCCGAGAATCGCGAGAAGCTGCAATATGACAACCGCCATGCCGACGAAGGCATCGTGGCGCCCGCCGCCACCGTGCCGGCAACGGGCGCTCCGGCGCGCAGCGAGCCGGCCAACACAAGCGATGGCAACAGCATGCAGCACGACATGCCCGGCATGCAGGGCACGCCCGGCACGGACATGCGGCATAACGGCCATTCCATGCCCGGCATGACCAACGGCGCCGATCCTGCGCCGGCGCAGCTCAACAACAACAATTAA
- the cyoB gene encoding cytochrome o ubiquinol oxidase subunit I — MFSNPDLLKFVFGRLTLDAIPYHEPILVVTFIGVVIGGLALLGAITYFKFWGPLWHDWICSVDHKKIGIMYVILAVIMLLRGFSDAILMRIQQAIAFNGSEGYLPPHHYDQIFTAHGVIMIFFVAMPFVTGLMNFVVPLQIGARDVSFPFLNNFSFWMTTAGAIIIMLSLFIGEFAQTGWLAYPPLSGAAYSPGVGVDYYIWGLQVAGVGTTLSGINLIATIVKMRAPGMTFMKMPVFTWTALCTNVLIVASFPILTATLVLLSLDRYAGTNFFTNDLGGNPMMYINLIWIWGHPEVYILVLPAFGIFSEVVATFSGKRLFGYASMVYATCVIMILSYIVWLHHFFTMGSGASVNSFFGITTMIISIPTGAKIFNWLFTMYRGRIRYEVPMLWTVGFMVTFVIGGMTGVMLAVPPADFVLHNSLFLIAHFHNVIIGGVLFGMFAGVNYWFPKAFGFKLDPFWGKLSFWFWQIGFWFAFMPLYVLGLMGVTRRMSQFEDPSLQIWFIIAAFGVGLIALGIAAFLIQIVVSFMKREELRDDSGDPWDGRTLEWSTASPPPDYNFAFTPVVHDHDSWYDMKNRGYARPLEGFRPIHMPKNTGTGAILSAISVALAFGLIWYMWWLVVVSFVALLVVAIGHTFNYRRDFHIPAEEVTETEGKRTALLAEQV; from the coding sequence ATGTTTTCCAATCCTGACCTCCTGAAGTTCGTCTTCGGCCGGTTGACCCTCGATGCCATCCCCTATCACGAGCCGATTCTGGTCGTGACCTTCATCGGCGTCGTCATCGGCGGTCTCGCGCTGCTCGGCGCCATCACCTATTTCAAGTTCTGGGGCCCGCTCTGGCACGACTGGATCTGCAGCGTCGATCACAAGAAGATCGGCATCATGTATGTGATCCTGGCGGTCATCATGCTGCTGCGCGGCTTCTCCGACGCCATCCTGATGCGCATCCAGCAGGCGATTGCCTTCAACGGGTCGGAAGGCTACCTGCCGCCGCACCATTACGACCAGATCTTCACCGCCCACGGCGTCATCATGATCTTCTTCGTGGCGATGCCCTTCGTCACCGGTCTGATGAACTTCGTGGTGCCGCTGCAGATCGGCGCGCGCGACGTCTCCTTCCCCTTCTTGAACAATTTCTCCTTTTGGATGACCACCGCCGGCGCGATCATCATCATGCTGTCGCTGTTCATCGGCGAATTCGCCCAGACCGGCTGGCTCGCCTACCCGCCGCTGTCGGGCGCCGCCTATAGTCCCGGCGTCGGCGTCGACTATTATATCTGGGGCCTGCAGGTGGCGGGTGTCGGAACGACGCTGTCCGGCATCAACCTGATCGCCACCATCGTCAAGATGCGCGCGCCGGGCATGACCTTCATGAAGATGCCGGTTTTCACCTGGACGGCGCTCTGCACCAACGTGCTGATCGTCGCTTCCTTCCCGATCCTGACCGCAACGCTCGTGCTGTTGTCGCTCGACCGCTATGCCGGGACGAACTTCTTCACCAACGACCTCGGCGGCAATCCGATGATGTACATCAACCTCATCTGGATCTGGGGCCATCCGGAGGTCTACATCCTGGTGCTGCCGGCCTTCGGGATCTTCTCCGAAGTCGTCGCCACCTTCTCGGGCAAACGCCTGTTCGGCTACGCCTCCATGGTCTACGCGACCTGCGTGATCATGATCCTGTCCTACATCGTCTGGCTGCACCACTTCTTCACCATGGGCTCGGGTGCCTCAGTCAACTCCTTCTTCGGCATCACCACGATGATCATCTCGATCCCGACAGGGGCGAAGATCTTCAACTGGCTCTTCACCATGTATCGCGGCCGCATCCGCTACGAGGTGCCGATGCTGTGGACGGTCGGCTTCATGGTCACCTTCGTCATCGGCGGCATGACCGGCGTCATGCTTGCCGTGCCGCCGGCCGACTTCGTGCTGCACAATTCGCTGTTCCTCATCGCCCACTTCCACAACGTCATCATCGGCGGCGTTCTCTTCGGCATGTTCGCCGGCGTGAACTACTGGTTCCCGAAGGCTTTCGGCTTCAAGCTCGATCCCTTCTGGGGCAAGCTGAGCTTCTGGTTCTGGCAGATCGGTTTCTGGTTCGCCTTCATGCCGCTCTATGTGCTCGGCCTGATGGGCGTCACCCGCCGCATGAGCCAGTTCGAGGACCCGTCGCTGCAGATCTGGTTCATCATCGCCGCCTTCGGCGTCGGCCTGATCGCGCTCGGCATTGCCGCCTTCCTGATCCAGATCGTCGTCAGCTTCATGAAGCGCGAGGAACTGCGCGACGACAGCGGCGATCCATGGGACGGCCGCACGCTGGAATGGTCGACCGCCTCGCCGCCGCCGGATTACAACTTCGCCTTCACGCCCGTCGTCCACGACCATGACAGCTGGTACGACATGAAGAACCGTGGTTATGCGCGTCCGCTCGAGGGCTTCCGGCCGATCCACATGCCGAAGAACACCGGCACCGGCGCCATCCTCTCCGCCATCAGCGTCGCGCTGGCCTTCGGCCTGATCTGGTACATGTGGTGGCTGGTCGTCGTCTCCTTCGTCGCCCTGCTGGTCGTGGCGATCGGCCATACCTTCAATTACCGGCGCGACTTCCACATCCCCGCCGAAGAGGTGACCGAAACGGAAGGCAAG